A region from the Agrococcus sp. SL85 genome encodes:
- a CDS encoding NADP-dependent isocitrate dehydrogenase: MAKIIYTYTDEAPMLATHSFLPIIQAFASAADVEVDTRDISLAGRIVAAFADRLPADQQEADALAELGELAKSPEANIIKLPNISASVPQLKAAIAELQSQGIALPAYPDEVVTDEDRDVRARYDAVKGSAVNPVLREGNSDRRAPRSVKEYARKHPHSMGAWTADSKTAVATMGEHDFRANERSVTIAADDTLTIRHVAADGTETVLKDGLQVLAGEIVDATFLSAKALDTFLAAQVQRARDEHVLFSVHLKATMMKVSDPIIFGHVVRAFLPEVFERYGAQLTAAGLTGENGLAAILSGLSELDEATANGVRQAIEDGLERGPRLAMVNSDRGITNLHVPSDVIVDASMPAMIRTSGHMWGPDGEEADTLAVIPDSSYAGIYQAVIEDCQANGAFDPTTMGSVPNVGLMAQKAEEYGSHDKTFTIAADGRVEVVDASGAVLLSHEVEAGDIWRACQTKDVPVRDWVKLAVTRARASETPAVFWLDADRAHDAELIKKVQDELPNHDTEGLDIQILSPVEATKLSIQRIREGLDTISVTGNVLRDYNTDLFPILELGTSAKMLSVVPLLNGGGLFETGAGGSAPKHVQQVVEENHLRWDSLGEFMALAESFRHLATATGNARAGVLAETLDAATGTFLDENKSPSRKVGEIDNRGSHFWLARYWAEQLAAQTDDAALAEAFAPVAEALVAQTATIEQELVDAQGGPVDLGGYYRVDTDLADAAMRPSTSLNAIVAQLRG; the protein is encoded by the coding sequence ATGGCCAAGATCATCTACACGTACACCGACGAGGCGCCGATGCTCGCGACGCACTCGTTCCTGCCGATCATCCAGGCGTTCGCGTCCGCCGCCGACGTCGAGGTCGACACCCGCGACATCTCGCTCGCCGGCCGCATCGTCGCCGCGTTCGCCGACCGCCTCCCGGCGGACCAGCAGGAGGCCGACGCCCTCGCCGAGCTCGGAGAGCTCGCGAAGTCGCCCGAGGCCAACATCATCAAGCTCCCCAACATCTCGGCCTCCGTGCCGCAGCTGAAGGCCGCGATCGCCGAGCTGCAGTCGCAGGGCATCGCGCTCCCCGCCTACCCCGACGAGGTCGTCACCGACGAGGACCGCGACGTGCGCGCCCGCTACGACGCCGTCAAGGGCTCGGCCGTCAACCCCGTGCTCCGCGAGGGCAACTCCGACCGCCGCGCGCCGCGCTCGGTGAAGGAGTACGCCCGCAAGCACCCGCACTCGATGGGCGCCTGGACGGCCGACTCGAAGACCGCGGTCGCGACGATGGGCGAGCACGACTTCCGCGCGAACGAGCGCTCGGTCACGATCGCCGCCGACGACACCCTCACCATCCGCCACGTCGCCGCCGACGGCACCGAGACCGTGCTGAAGGACGGCCTGCAGGTGCTCGCCGGCGAGATCGTCGACGCGACCTTCCTCTCGGCGAAGGCGCTCGACACGTTCCTCGCCGCGCAGGTGCAGCGCGCCCGCGACGAGCACGTGCTCTTCTCCGTGCACCTCAAGGCCACGATGATGAAGGTCTCCGACCCCATCATCTTCGGCCACGTCGTGCGCGCCTTCCTCCCTGAGGTCTTCGAGCGCTACGGCGCGCAGCTCACGGCCGCGGGCCTCACGGGCGAGAACGGCCTCGCCGCCATCCTCTCCGGCCTCTCGGAACTCGACGAGGCCACCGCGAACGGCGTCCGCCAGGCGATCGAGGACGGCCTCGAGCGCGGCCCGCGCCTCGCCATGGTCAACTCCGACCGCGGCATCACGAACCTGCACGTGCCCTCCGACGTCATCGTCGACGCGTCGATGCCGGCGATGATCCGCACCTCGGGCCACATGTGGGGCCCGGACGGCGAGGAGGCCGACACCCTCGCGGTCATCCCCGACTCCTCGTATGCGGGCATCTACCAGGCCGTCATCGAGGACTGCCAGGCGAACGGCGCCTTCGACCCGACCACGATGGGCTCGGTGCCGAACGTCGGCCTCATGGCACAGAAGGCCGAGGAGTACGGCTCGCACGACAAGACCTTCACGATCGCAGCCGACGGCCGCGTCGAGGTCGTCGACGCATCGGGCGCCGTGCTGCTCTCGCACGAGGTCGAGGCCGGCGACATCTGGCGCGCCTGCCAGACGAAGGACGTGCCGGTGCGCGACTGGGTGAAGCTCGCGGTGACGCGCGCCCGCGCCTCCGAGACGCCCGCCGTGTTCTGGCTCGACGCCGACCGCGCGCACGACGCCGAGCTCATCAAGAAGGTGCAGGACGAGCTGCCGAACCACGACACCGAGGGCCTGGACATCCAGATCCTCAGCCCCGTCGAGGCGACGAAGCTGTCGATCCAGCGCATCCGTGAGGGCCTCGACACCATCTCGGTGACGGGCAACGTTCTGCGCGACTACAACACCGACCTCTTCCCGATCCTCGAGCTCGGCACCTCGGCCAAGATGCTCTCGGTCGTGCCGCTGCTGAACGGCGGCGGCCTGTTCGAGACCGGCGCCGGCGGCTCCGCGCCGAAGCACGTGCAGCAGGTCGTCGAGGAGAACCACCTGCGCTGGGACTCGCTCGGCGAGTTCATGGCGCTGGCCGAGTCGTTCCGCCACCTGGCGACCGCGACGGGCAACGCCCGCGCCGGCGTGCTCGCCGAGACGCTCGACGCCGCCACCGGCACGTTCCTCGACGAGAACAAGTCGCCCTCGCGCAAGGTCGGCGAGATCGACAACCGCGGCAGCCACTTCTGGCTCGCCCGCTACTGGGCCGAGCAGCTCGCGGCGCAGACGGACGACGCCGCGCTCGCCGAGGCGTTCGCGCCGGTCGCCGAGGCGCTCGTCGCCCAGACGGCCACGATCGAGCAGGAGCTCGTCGACGCCCAGGGCGGCCCCGTCGACCTCGGCGGCTACTACCGCGTCGACACCGACCTGGCAGACGCCGCGATGCGTCCCAGCACGTCGCTCAACGCGATCGTCGCGCAGCTGCGCGGCTGA
- a CDS encoding type IV toxin-antitoxin system AbiEi family antitoxin domain-containing protein, which produces MVEPLVLQLGVVTTAQLAALGWSKWQIERAVHQLVLERIRPGWFGRGPDATALAAVRAGGCISCFSALRLRGAWVPQGSGSHVRRARHRSGASCRPFGPSVPVRSAVDDLETAVRCAFRCGDREALVVVLDSLLHRRLATMDELRSWAANAPARVRALLALLDGRAESGTESMLRLRLWQLRIGVRIQVRVLPGMRVDLLVGERLVIECDSREHHTDAAAYERDQERDRRLVARGFVVLRLSYRQIHEEWPAIERDILAIIRRGDHRFARRNQR; this is translated from the coding sequence ATGGTCGAACCTCTCGTGCTCCAGCTCGGCGTCGTCACCACGGCACAGCTCGCGGCGCTCGGCTGGTCGAAGTGGCAGATCGAGCGCGCCGTGCACCAGCTGGTGCTGGAGCGGATCAGGCCGGGATGGTTCGGTCGCGGCCCGGATGCCACGGCGCTCGCCGCGGTCCGCGCAGGCGGCTGCATCTCGTGCTTCAGTGCCCTGCGTCTGCGCGGAGCGTGGGTGCCGCAGGGCAGCGGATCGCATGTCCGGCGCGCTCGGCATCGGTCGGGTGCCTCCTGCAGGCCCTTCGGACCGAGCGTTCCGGTGCGCAGCGCGGTCGACGACCTCGAGACGGCCGTCCGGTGCGCGTTTCGATGCGGCGATCGCGAGGCACTGGTCGTCGTGCTCGACTCCCTGCTCCATCGTCGCCTCGCGACGATGGACGAGCTGCGATCGTGGGCCGCGAACGCGCCCGCCAGGGTCCGTGCCCTGCTCGCCCTGCTCGACGGGCGCGCCGAGTCCGGCACCGAGTCCATGCTGCGTCTCCGCCTCTGGCAGCTCCGCATCGGCGTCCGCATCCAGGTCCGAGTCCTGCCAGGCATGCGCGTCGACCTCCTGGTCGGCGAGCGGCTGGTCATCGAGTGCGACAGTCGCGAGCACCACACCGATGCGGCAGCGTACGAGCGCGATCAGGAGCGCGACCGTCGCCTCGTCGCCCGCGGATTCGTGGTCCTCCGTCTGTCCTACCGGCAGATCCATGAGGAGTGGCCCGCGATCGAGCGCGACATCCTCGCCATCATCCGGCGCGGGGATCACCGGTTCGCCCGGAGGAATCAGCGCTGA
- a CDS encoding hydrolase: protein MSGRRWSDAPVCATCGVEQAEPLPETCRICADERQWVPGSGQAWTSLDALTATREIRVEELEPGLWGLTSEPAVGIGQRAILVPGDLLWDPLGVVTEAAVERVRQLGGARRIVASHPHMHGAQVAWAEALGARVLVHEADAEWLQRDHELVERWSGSRELAPGLALHTLGGHFPGAAVAIWAAGSGGLGSMLAGDTIQPKPDRRHVAFMRSYPNHLPLSHRVVRRIADAAAGLRYRRLYGNIPGQLIEDGPEAVERSAVRHIRWVLGDFDHLT, encoded by the coding sequence ATGAGCGGGCGACGGTGGTCGGATGCGCCGGTGTGCGCGACGTGCGGGGTCGAGCAGGCGGAGCCGCTGCCCGAGACGTGCCGCATCTGCGCGGACGAGCGGCAGTGGGTGCCCGGCAGCGGCCAGGCGTGGACGAGCCTCGACGCGCTCACCGCGACCCGCGAGATCCGCGTCGAGGAGCTCGAGCCGGGGCTCTGGGGCCTCACGAGCGAGCCCGCGGTGGGCATCGGCCAGCGCGCGATCCTCGTGCCGGGCGATCTGCTGTGGGATCCGCTCGGCGTCGTCACCGAGGCGGCGGTCGAGCGCGTCCGGCAGCTCGGCGGCGCCCGCCGGATCGTGGCCTCGCATCCGCACATGCACGGCGCGCAGGTCGCGTGGGCGGAGGCGCTCGGCGCGCGCGTGCTCGTGCACGAGGCGGATGCCGAGTGGCTGCAGCGCGACCACGAGCTGGTCGAGCGCTGGAGCGGCTCCCGTGAGCTCGCGCCCGGCCTCGCCCTCCACACGCTCGGCGGCCACTTCCCCGGCGCCGCGGTCGCGATCTGGGCGGCCGGCTCGGGCGGCCTCGGCTCGATGCTCGCGGGCGACACCATCCAGCCGAAGCCCGACCGCCGGCACGTCGCCTTCATGCGCAGCTACCCCAACCACCTGCCGCTCAGCCACCGCGTCGTGCGCCGCATCGCCGACGCCGCCGCGGGCCTGCGCTACCGGCGCCTCTACGGCAACATCCCCGGGCAGCTGATCGAGGACGGGCCGGAGGCCGTGGAGCGCTCGGCCGTGCGCCACATCCGCTGGGTGCTCGGCGACTTCGACCACCTCACCTGA
- the sucD gene encoding succinate--CoA ligase subunit alpha, giving the protein MSIYLNKDSKVIVQGITGGEGSKHTARMLAAGTQVVGGVNARKAGTTVSHTAKDGSAVELPVFGSVAEAMAETGADVSIVFVPPAFAKDAVIEAVDAGIGLLVVITEGIPVQDSAEFWAHAKAKGTTRIIGPNCPGIITPEESLVGITPANITGKGPIGLVSKSGTLTYQMMFELRDIGFSTAIGIGGDPIIGTTHIDALEAFEADPETKAIVMIGEIGGDAEERAADFIKANVTKPVVGYVAGFTAPEGKTMGHAGAIVSGSSGTAEAKKVALEAAGVKVGKTPSETARLMREVIESL; this is encoded by the coding sequence ATGTCGATCTACCTCAACAAGGACAGCAAGGTCATCGTCCAGGGCATCACCGGCGGCGAGGGCTCGAAGCACACCGCCCGCATGCTCGCGGCCGGCACGCAGGTCGTGGGCGGCGTGAACGCCCGCAAGGCCGGCACGACCGTCTCGCACACCGCGAAGGACGGCTCGGCCGTCGAGCTGCCCGTCTTCGGCTCCGTCGCCGAGGCGATGGCCGAGACCGGCGCCGACGTCTCGATCGTCTTCGTGCCGCCGGCCTTCGCCAAGGACGCCGTCATCGAGGCCGTCGACGCGGGCATCGGCCTGCTCGTCGTCATCACCGAGGGCATCCCCGTGCAGGACTCCGCCGAGTTCTGGGCCCACGCGAAGGCCAAGGGCACGACCCGCATCATCGGCCCGAACTGCCCCGGCATCATCACGCCGGAGGAGTCGCTCGTCGGCATCACGCCCGCGAACATCACGGGCAAGGGCCCCATCGGCCTCGTCTCGAAGTCGGGCACGCTGACCTACCAGATGATGTTCGAGCTGCGCGACATCGGCTTCTCGACCGCCATCGGCATCGGCGGCGACCCGATCATCGGCACGACGCACATCGACGCGCTCGAGGCCTTCGAGGCCGACCCCGAGACGAAGGCGATCGTCATGATCGGCGAGATCGGCGGCGACGCGGAGGAGCGCGCGGCCGACTTCATCAAGGCGAACGTCACGAAGCCGGTCGTCGGCTACGTCGCGGGCTTCACGGCCCCCGAGGGCAAGACCATGGGCCACGCCGGCGCCATCGTCTCGGGCTCGTCGGGCACCGCCGAGGCGAAGAAGGTGGCCCTCGAGGCCGCCGGCGTCAAGGTCGGCAAGACGCCGTCGGAGACCGCCCGCCTCATGCGCGAGGTCATCGAGTCGCTCTGA
- the sucC gene encoding ADP-forming succinate--CoA ligase subunit beta, whose product MDLYEYQARDLFEQHGVPVLRGIVADTPEQAEAAAAELGGGVVVVKAQVKTGGRGKAGGVKLAKSPAEAKEAAEAILGLDIKGHTVHRVMVAEGAQIEEEYYFSVLLDRANRSYLAMCSYEGGMEIEQLAEERPEALAKVEVDPAVGIDAAKAEEIVRAASFPEELVAKVAPVLVQLYGVFAGEDATLVEVNPLVRTASGDIVALDGKITLDENAGFRHEAHAALEDKAAADPLEAKAKESDLNYVKLEGQVGIIGNGAGLVMSTLDVVAYAGEQFGGVKPANFLDIGGGASAEVMAAGLDVILNDADVKSVFVNVFGGITACDAVANGIVKALEILGDEASKPLVVRLDGNNVEEGRQILADAAHPLVTVVDTMDEAAAKAAELAAA is encoded by the coding sequence TTGGATCTCTACGAGTACCAGGCAAGGGACCTGTTCGAGCAGCACGGCGTCCCCGTGCTGCGCGGCATCGTCGCCGACACCCCCGAGCAGGCAGAGGCTGCGGCCGCTGAGCTCGGCGGCGGCGTCGTGGTCGTGAAGGCACAGGTCAAGACCGGCGGACGAGGCAAGGCTGGCGGCGTCAAGCTCGCCAAGAGCCCCGCCGAGGCGAAGGAGGCCGCGGAGGCCATCCTCGGCCTCGACATCAAGGGCCACACCGTGCACCGCGTGATGGTGGCCGAGGGCGCGCAGATCGAGGAGGAGTACTACTTCTCGGTGCTGCTCGACCGCGCCAACCGCTCCTACCTCGCCATGTGCTCGTACGAGGGCGGCATGGAGATCGAGCAGCTCGCCGAGGAGCGCCCCGAGGCGCTCGCGAAGGTCGAGGTCGACCCCGCCGTCGGCATCGACGCCGCGAAGGCCGAGGAGATCGTGCGCGCCGCGAGCTTCCCCGAGGAGCTCGTGGCCAAGGTCGCGCCCGTGCTCGTGCAGCTCTACGGCGTCTTCGCCGGCGAGGACGCCACGCTCGTCGAGGTCAACCCGCTCGTGCGCACCGCCTCCGGCGACATCGTCGCGCTCGACGGCAAGATCACGCTCGACGAGAACGCCGGCTTCCGGCACGAGGCGCACGCCGCGCTCGAGGACAAGGCCGCGGCCGACCCGCTCGAGGCGAAGGCCAAGGAGTCCGACCTCAACTACGTGAAGCTCGAGGGCCAGGTCGGCATCATCGGCAACGGCGCGGGCCTCGTCATGTCGACGCTCGACGTCGTCGCCTACGCCGGCGAGCAGTTCGGCGGCGTCAAGCCCGCCAACTTCCTCGACATCGGCGGCGGCGCCTCGGCCGAGGTCATGGCCGCGGGCCTCGACGTCATCCTGAACGACGCCGACGTCAAGAGCGTCTTCGTCAACGTCTTCGGCGGCATCACCGCGTGCGACGCCGTCGCGAACGGCATCGTCAAGGCGCTCGAGATCCTGGGCGACGAGGCCTCGAAGCCGCTCGTCGTGCGCCTCGACGGCAACAACGTCGAGGAGGGTCGCCAGATCCTCGCCGACGCCGCGCACCCGCTGGTGACGGTCGTCGACACCATGGACGAGGCCGCGGCGAAGGCCGCCGAGCTGGCTGCGGCCTAA
- a CDS encoding VIT1/CCC1 transporter family protein: protein MDPAMQRRPDLPRPVESLAAKLNWLRAGVLGANDGIVSTSALMVGVAGAGTGIGGILTAGLAALVAGAFSMGVGEYVSVSSQRDSERAAIRRERALLDTDPEGQVDQLAHMYELRGLTPRTAHQVAVELTEHDELRSHLDVEYRLDPDDLNNPWAAAFASAAAFTLGSLVPLLAALFAPTAWMPWPIAAATLVALLVTGIVSARIGGSGKRLGTVRVLIGGTLALVGTYAIGTLFGSPVH, encoded by the coding sequence ATGGATCCTGCGATGCAGCGTCGGCCCGACCTGCCGCGCCCGGTCGAGTCGCTCGCGGCGAAGCTGAACTGGCTGCGCGCCGGCGTGCTCGGCGCGAACGACGGCATCGTCTCGACCTCGGCCCTCATGGTCGGCGTCGCGGGCGCCGGCACCGGCATCGGCGGCATCCTCACCGCGGGCCTCGCCGCGCTCGTGGCGGGCGCCTTCTCGATGGGCGTCGGCGAGTACGTCTCGGTCTCGTCGCAGCGCGACTCGGAGCGCGCCGCCATCCGCCGCGAGCGCGCGCTGCTCGACACCGACCCCGAGGGGCAGGTCGACCAGCTCGCCCACATGTACGAGCTGCGCGGCCTCACGCCGCGCACGGCGCACCAGGTGGCCGTCGAGCTCACCGAGCACGACGAGCTGCGCTCGCACCTCGACGTCGAGTACCGCCTCGACCCCGACGACCTCAACAACCCGTGGGCCGCGGCCTTCGCCTCGGCGGCGGCGTTCACGCTCGGCTCGCTCGTGCCGCTGCTCGCGGCGCTCTTCGCACCGACCGCCTGGATGCCGTGGCCGATCGCCGCCGCGACGCTCGTGGCGCTGCTCGTCACGGGCATCGTCTCGGCCCGGATCGGTGGCTCCGGCAAGCGCCTGGGCACCGTGCGGGTGCTCATCGGCGGCACGCTCGCGCTCGTCGGCACCTACGCGATCGGC